The following nucleotide sequence is from Clupea harengus chromosome 17, Ch_v2.0.2, whole genome shotgun sequence.
CCTTTCCTGGATTAATGGCATTCTGTCAGTAGCTACTGCTAGTCTGGCTAGTAACTCTCTGAGAATGGGTGCACACAttagaatgtttcatgtttgaaacattaacgttacttaaagacatctctcaagatcgcgtgatgacaaaatatacatgaataaataccacattcaaatcggacagctttttgtctgtattgccaaatatatgcatatgcattttagatgtttattttacaatatgaaaattctgtacaccaagagcaaagtcagtgagcagtcgagctggagccgagccgcacgtcagccggcaaagagccgcatgcggctcgcgagccgcaGGTTCGCCACCCCTGCTATAGTACAAAAGAGTGTGCAGACACTTCTCATTCCCAGTGCAGGAAGTGGACAACAACACATGAGAGtgccactagaagtgtcctgcagccctaatgctgtgtgtgtgtgtgtgtgtgtgtgtgtgtgtgtgtgtgagagagtgccactagaagtgtcctgcagccctaatgctgatctgTGGTGTCCTGAATTTAGCGTGACATTTTtgtgaacttcacatttacagtactgtaacattctcccttgcctttAATTTTTTACAGGCTAAATTCACATATGCTATCCTGTTTTAACAATGTAACAGTCAGTTCAAAGGGATGTGTTAGGGCATTTTCAAACAGTTCTGACAAGATACCATTATGTTTCAACTAATTTATTTGTTTGGAACAACAAAAGAAGCACTACAGTTTACTCCTTGTAAAACCGTCCACATTGTACATCATTGTCCTACTTTGTAATCTCGTCtgacacattcattttcaagaGATTGCTCGACAATACTATTGGtcagctttaaccaaacctttcattAATTTTCTTTGGTGTGAACatgactatgttttttttttttttaatcagaattgaattgaatttcacATGGAACCTTTTTAATGCAGTTCCCTCTGTCGAGTTAAAGCTTTGATTATTAAAATCCTTTTTTAAGCATTATTTTGAGTTCCAACAATAATCATTGAAACCTATAAACTGTAAATGTTCTGTTATGTGTATATGAAAGGGTCAAAACATCACTGGTACATACTCATCACTTCTCAGAGAAAACATTTTGCTGATATTGGGGAGATTGACCTCTAGACTTGGTTAAGGTCACTGGCTTTAGTGTTGGAACAGCAATATTTACAGGTTCTTTGTTAAGAACAGcttgtgagggaccgaggcggccaccccacgttttgggatgtgggcgacTGGACTTGAAATAacgaaataaacacacatcaatcaaagacacaaacagtaAAAAGAGTTCACAAGAACTAGGCAAACTAGGCACATTCTAGGCACAAACTGTATTCACTCGTCTAAATACAGGGTTCActtaacctcacagcaggtaaatgttctttttctctcacgcCACACATGCCTCTCATGCCTCTTTCATCCTCCCCTCATGGAATGAGGCCCTCTTTAAATAACACAGCccattgggctaaattggtccaatcagCTCCAATTGGATCCAACCATTGACGTGGAGGAGCCCAGACCCCTCCATTGTAGTGGGGGAGCCCTCCCCACATTAGTCCCAAACTCCACTCCAGTGCGTGGAGAGAAGGgtgaattcaccttctcacacagctGCAGCACAAAATGTCCATAAAATGTCTGGTTTCAAAAGTCCTTAGCTTGTTAGctgcatacacatacgcacacagcaACACTCATACTAGGTTGAATGACGAAGACCATCAAACCACAATTTTGTAACTATATTCTACTGTTTCAGTTTCAGCTTCACTCACTTATTCAAACATACAGACAGCAGCACAGTGCTCAGTCATGCATAACACACATAGACCCTCACAACTGTCTTGACTATAGAGCAAGTGCCTAGACTAACGGAAGATCTGAAATAATTAAGTTGTCAAttttggagtgtgtggtgtgtgaagacgtgactactgacacacacccatggCAACTACATATTTTTACATGAGCGTGTATTTCATGAGCTTTGTTCACCTCACTATCTTCACACCTCACACTGATAAAGAGAAACAGACCTCAAACTTTTAATAGtaattctgtttaaacttaaataaaaatggtgtgtgagtttgtatgcgtatgtgtatgcgtatgtgtatttgtgtgtatgtttgtgtgtgtgtgtgtgtgtgtgtgtgtgtgtgtgtgtgtgtgtgtgtgtgtgtgtgtgtgtggtgaagattGTTTGGTGAAGTACTTTCCAAGGAGAAGACAACTAAcccacacaataaacacatacaattgAGGTCTTTAGCTAAtattcacttaaaaaaaaaaaaaactctaccAACATAAATGGGTGCTGAATTgtattagcatgttagcattttTGGCTATACCCTGTGCCGACAAATAAAACTGGCCAGTTGCATTTATTCATCTTTCTTCGAACCGTGACTAAAAAATACAGTCATCCACCTAGTTGTTAGTAGGAACACAACCAAACGTAATCCCCAGGCACTTTGGCCATCTCAACATTGCAATAGGATAAGGCACATTTGTGGTTGTGGTTAGGACTTCTACTAAGTGCGGAAGGTGTTGATGATGCTTGTGTCTAATTTAAACACCCATGAGCTGTAGAGTTCCATTACTGGAACTCCAAATCAACCAATGCAACCTACATGAATCAGGTCAGTTTATTTAGGTACTTGTGTCCTTAAGTACAGACCTGAGAAGATTCCTAGTACACTCAAGAATGAACAAGCTAAATTAGGACTGGCTAATGTGAATACTGCTCAGCGAAGTCTGTCCCTGGAAAAAAGATAGTTATGTCTGATGCAGTGCAAACTGACCTAATTTTTAACTAATATATTAAAACAATAAAGAAAATCTTTATTTGGCTTAAATGCAAACAAGTAAGTGAATGCTGATGTAGGATTCACGTCAACATAAGAttaaagttgtttttaaatctgctttataaataaatttgacttgacttgacttgacataTGATGTACTGTGAATACTTAGTATGCATCCCTTGTTCCCCTCCAAGGTCAGATCATAAATTattaaacaagaaaaccatgtttttttttaatgatgtttataCAATGTTTTGCAAGCAGCATGGAGGGCCCTTCAACAGCTGATAGCCACAGAAAGAACGCTGCTGCTGAATGAAGCTCAGTGCGCCTCAGGTTGCCATATCAGAGTAGCAGAGAAGAAGACGCCTGTTAGATCTTGTATCTTAAAGcccacacccctcacccctttTCTCATTTTCCATCATCAGTGGGTGAGACCTGTGGTTTCTGATCTAGGCTACGACCGAAGGTAGGTGTTGCTGCAGTCATGCTGACAGCTGATTTGGTCATAAATCTCATTGACTGGTTAAGCTATAAAATCCCTCCTCATAAGACCTGTCAGTCGTTACAGCGACCTGTATAGACCTATTAGACCAACGTGAAGCTAGGATGGAGATGAAAAAACTACTTTTGTGTTTGGCCCTGCTGGTCCTGCTATCTGGCTGTGTCAATTGTACAATTGGGAAATGTAAGTGTCTTGAATCTATGTTGTCTATGGCACAAAACAAAGTGGGGTCTTGCTTTGTGGTGCTACTACGCTGGGCACAGTGGGGAGTTTACATGTTTACTTTAGCTTCCACAGCAATGTTAGCTGTGACTATTTTGTGTGTATATCCCTGTGTCTTTATATCTTCATTTCTACCACTGGGTAACATTGTAGTTCCCGCTCCAATCAGAGTAAAATGTTCTCAAGCTTGCAAGCAAATTGGCAAGATTGTCGTTTATGTTGGTTCAGACAGGGCAAATGGCACACAATAAAACAGACCTTAACTTTTCATGTATCCTAAATATGTACCCAAACCTTGCCGGTAGTTTTGTGATGTGGTTTGGGGAGGAGTTGTTACTTCCTTTGTGACTGACACTCAAAACTGCTCTGAGGTAAAGCTGAGTTATTGAAGTTATTTTGAGACAGATAGCTTCTGGTTTTGGTCACTGAGGAGCGGAGAAGAGTAATCGACGCAATGAGGTGTACTTTGGTGATTGTCATCATGGGGGCTCTGCTTGTGGCTGTCATAGGACAGCGGGGTCGCTGTAAGTATCTTAGGAAAAGAGAAACATATTCCTTGGCATTTCTGGATAAATGGATCTAGGGACAGTTAAAACTCTTACTTTTTTATGTAATCAAATAACAATGTAATTTATTCGAGggaattcttttttattttaatgtctATATCCCTGCATATTCAGGTGAAAATGATTTCATCATTCAGATAAATTTACTCCAACTGCAAGATGCAACTGGATTATCACACTGTTCGCCTAAACAAAGTTtagcttgttttgtttgcttgtaAGTGGTTGCCAGAAATGTTGTGTCTTTTCTATGCTATTCTGGATAAACGAAACAAATTCTGTTGCTTGATTATAGGAATAATGATGAGAACTGTCATAATGTTGATGTGCATAGCCTACTTTACCTTGTCATAGTGCCGTTTcctgttgtcacacacactcttatgtgTGGTTAtgccactctgtctctttcgaGTCTCTGTTGGTTTCGGTGTCTGGTTGGACTGTGTCTCAGTGAACGATTACAGCTCAGTTCCACCGCTGCTTAACTACTCTGTTTCTCCATTGCAGACCGCAGGCCAACCAGGGTGAGGACCGAGTGCTGTACGAGCGTCAACCGTGCCGTCATCCCCAACATCAAGGCAGCCAAGATCCAGAATGCCCTGCCTCCGTGTGTGGAGGCCATGGTGTGAGTGGACATCTTACTATAATCCAGAATGGTTCTGACTGGCCCATTACAATATTAGACGTTCCTCTTTTCCCATGTTTAACTCACAGAGACTTCATACAGGCCTTAGGCCAAGTAATACAACTGTGTAGATATACATACAGGCCTTAGGCCAAGAGGTATACATCAATTTGCTAGCTAGCCATACAAAATGCTCAGTCATGGGGAGTATATACTTCTCAGCTCCGAGAGAACACAAGTCATTTGGGATGGGATGGGACCTCCTGAGTGTGTTTGATAGTCCAATAAATAATGGCTTGTATTGCtattgtaatgtatttatgtgaaTACACTTTAATTGCAGTTTTACCACTGAGGACGGGAAAGAGTACTGCACCGATCCAAAGGCAGCCTGGGTACCTGCAATTCTGAgaggtatgtttttaaaagatgtatacatacacatgtgagTTCTTTCACTACATTGACAAATATTCTCATTGTGGTTTAACATGTCTCGTATTTCACATGATAAATGAATAATGTGTATACTTGTTGACAAGAAATGGAATGTCTGCAACATCCCAGAAAAGAAAGTAACAGTTGCAGTGGCAAAAAACAGTTTTAGACAGTTTAGGAGATACTTGAACAACCAGAGTTCAAGTATCTCCAGAAATGTATTTTCCTATGCTAAGCTTATCAATTTGTTTCTAAAATAACTAAGTAATACTGTATGGTAGTAAGTACTAAATGAGCAAATGGAGGATGGAAGTAAACtgaacacagttaagatagcctACACACTCCTGACATGCTGCTATATCTAATAATCGCATAtctaataatacatttatatatttatctatgtTCTATGCAGGTTTGAACATGACCCAATGAACAAGATTGGTGTTCTGGAATACACCACCCAGGATTTCTTCTCACAAGTGGAAACAGTGAAATATGTTCTTGTATTATATTCACTGTATTGGAGCTTATTTGAATTGGACCTTTGGTGGGGACTTTTTGTGACTTTTtttatgctttaaaaaaaataataatgcttTAACTATTGGTCTTcatataatttaatttcatatacctatgcacgtgcacacacacacacacacacacacacacacacacacacacacacacagacatacacatacacacacacacacacacacacacacacacttacagtgtgTCTTAACAGACTTTTCATAAAATGGTTGTTGACTGTTGATTGATcatgtccctcacacacacttaggcaaGACAAGTTTATGTACAACATTCCATACACTGAGGCAATTAAatatgctttacataaataaaaaacaaaaggaatatttttttgttgttgttgttattgttctgtAGAATTTGGCCCAAAGGCAGCATGTGAAGACCAGAACAGAAGAGGTCAGAGAACTGATCCCAGAGGGATTCCGCAAATCATGGCCACTCTATCAGATTCATAACTGCCAATGCTGAAGTAACTCCAGCCTTCTAAACAAGACCTGAACCAATTTTAAGGACTGCTCTGAAAAGTCATACCCGATTCTCCAACATGTCCAGCAGTATTCTGTGATCCACAGCGTCAAATGCAGCACTGAGATCTAGTAAAACCAGAACTGATATTTTACCTCAATCAGTATTCAGCCATGTATTAtttaaaggacccatcgtatgcccattttaccacaagttgatatggttccttggggtcttaatgaaatgtctgtaacatattttggtcaaaataccacaaggatcattattaatggcatcctttttaccctgccaaacacagccattctgtcagcgagctgttttgagcgcctatgctaatgagccagctaacccctccccccgccctcctcccccctcctctacggTTTTGGGCTAAAACATGGCGACTGGATacgagattgttcagaccctgaacaagaagaggctcccaaacaagttcaggacgtttctgaatggtaagtacactttgtcacttcacttgtttttactttggctaaggtcatacggtctagtCGGTGACGAGAACATCGCACTGCTAGAtactagtgtgtgcatgtacgagtatgtcacaaatacagtgtgtttatgtaagttactgtttgtaaaaagtgtttatgtaaatgcaagtaacgggaacgccattatgcctgctacacgagtaaagctccagctgtaaagtaaaatgttttctgacaacagtaatggaccaagcaggttgtagtggctaaagttcccttcttgttatcaggaattcattttcaacatattcattcacttaaccactctagacggaaagaacgagtctctacgcgtgtttagtgcgtttaacaacggtagaaaacagtgttttcgctccgtctttactgaatactgaacaatgaaataaatcgcacagttcttatacattccatcaatgcgcgagcagactacgtcgtagctcactaccacgcgcactccaaagcaactcttatgtcccatgcatatctggttattctaagcaatgcatgtacactaaacatatattaaactgaaatgcaaaactataaaatacaattatgcaatcattataatgagcaatctctaaatatgaatctaaacaaaataatatcttaatctgagtctaaattacaatgtggaaaatggcactaacacagatgtagaacataacgtaacgtgtttacctccgtttattagcgttcaaacattgttttctcattatatcgtttgtatttgtcaacttgtgtctgtaattgtaacacaacattcaaatacacttcacctgcaatgttttgcacctgcactttttaaaaccctttatctatacaggcgtatttgtgccaagtgtgagcaaatgcctacagagcctgagaatggatgctgcagggagatgccacaggtaaaattatttgtgaatgacatggtaattatgcagtcatcttgttttatattccatgatacttacactttcaatattcaaggtaacaagaagactactgcagcatccaaaccaaccaacgtgcatcatccgggacttttagctgtgtgattgaatgtgttctcactacagaatgcattcaacatctatagagcagactatgggtcttatgtctaaggggaatatagcagtaagttgttttgttttttatgcatatgagtcatcagcgatttctgcaatacaaatataactggggaagaaaatacaataaattcatcttccctctgtcttactttgcttactgctcatcttgcatgtgtcaactgttgacatgttacataccaaaactgtttctatagacttgcttcaaagaatgccacagagctttttaaacatagttattaaatgtactggctagtacatgggtaataaatacaaaaaagaccaattataataaaaacattgattacaaaatcacactttgtgccatcagtagccatactgttaacaaaggaagactcaatagatgtgtgtcaccatttattctctaaatacaatgtaaactttgctcagacgttacaggtatttggtgtacagaagctttgttagctggtcttggggctttctgggacggagaatctgggtggtcctgctctcctgctccagatgctgctttggaggatctgtctgacaggccacatgatgtagcctaggacactgttcagatgttcttccttaaccacaagagcagcaatgttattcatgttttttcctgaatgtaataaaaggaaaatactccatactgtaaataaaatgtcatctcactgaccattatccttgcactgcgatgcatgaaacatgaactaaaagccaatacttctctagcatttgaagaaatgttgtattccattacacctaatatcagtttcacaacacagaaaagtaggtacaataacattggcatactaccaacccggcatttttctcataaatcattatgaaataatcatacagtgaacagtatttttaacttgtgctgtactatacacaaaaccctcaaatgcagtggcgtaacgtagtaacgacgggcccaggtgcaagatatta
It contains:
- the LOC116224480 gene encoding interleukin-8-like, giving the protein MRCTLVIVIMGALLVAVIGQRGRYRRPTRVRTECCTSVNRAVIPNIKAAKIQNALPPCVEAMVFTTEDGKEYCTDPKAAWVPAILRGLNMTQ